The Herbaspirillum sp. RTI4 genome has a segment encoding these proteins:
- the rnr gene encoding ribonuclease R translates to MSQYSYTIPSREEILGLLRTSSEPQNITALTAALSVKPEEMDGLTRRLNAMERDGQIKLDRAGNYQLTNSPNFVEGRVSSHRDGYGFLIPDDASADLFLPEKEMQKVMHGDRVKARLIGTDRRGRPEGTIVEVVTRANTHVIGRLLNENGVWIVAPEDKRIGHDVLLAGPPGKAKVGQVVSVQLTEQPSRYTQPVGKIVEVLGDIDDPGMEIEIAVRKYGVPHEFSDAAQKLSAKLPKEVRAADLQERVDLRDVPLVTIDGEDARDFDDAVYCEPVKIGRANGYRLIVAIADVSHYVKPNDALDVDALERSTSVYFPRRVIPMLPEKLSNGLCSLNPGVDRLTLVCDAVITAKGDIKAYQFYPAVIHSAARLTYTEVAAVLSNTKGPEAAKRPGLVPHLLNLHAVFQALLLARHARGAIDFETTETYIVCDAAGKIEKILPRTRNDAHRLIEECMLAANVCAADLLARNKHHGLYRVHAGPTKEKLTQLRTFLKQIGLNLGGGDKPAASDYAELMPKIKARPDALLVQTMLLRSMQQAVYSPDNIGHFGLSYDAYAHFTSPIRRYPDLLTHRAIKAILQGKRYEPKGMDTSSLNTLLSPAARRKQAEDKAAGNERKEGGSAIWEALGVHCSANERRADEASRDVEAWLKCYFIRDKLGEEFTGTISSVATFGIFVQLDTLFIEGLVHVTELGADYFQYDEARHELRGERTGIRYQLTDRVTVQVSRVDLDARKIDLRLVTEPGIHTVLKNESRRADSEKGGRGAPRNTTEKPGKAATKAKPESVKVKAATGEKKRSGKGFSRPSKKR, encoded by the coding sequence TTGAGCCAATACTCTTACACCATCCCCAGCCGCGAAGAAATTCTTGGCCTCCTGCGCACCTCGTCCGAGCCGCAAAACATCACTGCACTGACTGCCGCGCTAAGCGTCAAACCCGAAGAAATGGATGGTTTGACTCGTCGCCTCAATGCAATGGAGCGCGATGGCCAGATCAAACTCGACCGGGCTGGCAATTATCAATTAACGAATTCCCCCAATTTCGTCGAAGGCCGCGTTAGCAGTCATCGCGACGGCTACGGATTCCTGATCCCCGACGACGCCAGTGCGGATCTGTTCCTGCCGGAAAAAGAAATGCAAAAGGTCATGCACGGCGATCGCGTCAAAGCGCGCCTGATCGGCACCGACCGCCGCGGTCGTCCTGAAGGCACCATTGTTGAAGTCGTCACACGGGCCAATACCCATGTCATCGGACGCCTGCTTAATGAAAACGGTGTCTGGATTGTCGCCCCGGAAGATAAGCGCATCGGCCACGATGTCCTGCTGGCGGGGCCTCCGGGCAAGGCCAAGGTAGGGCAGGTAGTCAGCGTGCAACTGACGGAGCAACCGTCGCGCTATACGCAGCCGGTAGGGAAAATTGTCGAGGTCCTGGGTGACATCGATGATCCCGGAATGGAAATTGAAATCGCCGTGCGCAAATACGGCGTACCGCACGAATTCTCCGATGCCGCACAAAAACTCTCGGCCAAACTACCGAAGGAAGTCCGTGCCGCTGATTTGCAGGAACGCGTTGATTTGCGCGACGTGCCGCTGGTCACGATCGACGGTGAAGACGCCCGCGACTTCGATGATGCGGTCTACTGCGAACCGGTCAAGATCGGTCGCGCTAACGGTTACCGTCTGATTGTCGCTATTGCCGACGTCAGTCACTATGTCAAACCCAACGATGCTCTCGATGTCGATGCACTGGAACGCAGCACCTCGGTGTATTTCCCGCGTCGTGTGATTCCGATGTTGCCGGAAAAACTGTCCAACGGACTATGTTCGCTCAATCCCGGCGTGGATCGCCTGACGCTGGTATGCGATGCCGTCATCACCGCCAAGGGCGACATCAAGGCCTACCAGTTCTATCCGGCAGTGATTCACTCCGCCGCACGTCTGACCTACACCGAAGTTGCCGCCGTCCTTTCCAACACCAAGGGACCGGAAGCCGCCAAGCGCCCCGGTCTGGTGCCGCATCTGCTGAACCTGCATGCCGTGTTTCAGGCCCTGTTGCTGGCACGTCACGCGCGTGGAGCGATTGACTTTGAAACCACCGAAACCTACATCGTCTGCGATGCCGCAGGCAAGATTGAAAAAATCCTGCCGCGTACCCGTAACGACGCTCATCGTCTGATCGAAGAGTGCATGTTGGCCGCCAATGTCTGCGCTGCCGACTTGCTGGCGCGTAACAAGCATCACGGTTTGTATCGCGTGCATGCCGGCCCGACCAAGGAAAAGCTGACGCAATTGCGGACTTTCCTCAAACAGATCGGCCTCAATCTGGGCGGCGGCGACAAGCCGGCTGCCTCCGATTACGCCGAACTGATGCCGAAAATCAAAGCGCGGCCGGATGCCTTGCTAGTACAGACCATGCTGCTGCGTTCCATGCAGCAGGCCGTCTATAGTCCCGATAATATCGGTCACTTCGGTTTGTCGTACGACGCTTACGCCCATTTCACCAGCCCGATTCGTCGCTACCCCGATCTGCTGACGCACCGCGCCATCAAGGCCATCCTGCAAGGCAAGCGTTACGAGCCAAAGGGCATGGACACGTCGTCGCTCAACACCTTGCTGTCACCTGCAGCGCGCAGGAAGCAAGCGGAAGACAAAGCGGCTGGCAATGAACGCAAGGAAGGCGGCTCCGCCATATGGGAAGCGCTGGGCGTGCATTGCTCGGCCAACGAAAGGCGTGCCGATGAAGCTTCGCGCGATGTCGAAGCCTGGCTCAAGTGCTATTTCATCCGCGACAAACTGGGCGAAGAATTCACCGGTACCATTTCCAGCGTCGCCACTTTCGGTATTTTCGTGCAGCTCGATACCTTGTTCATCGAGGGCTTGGTACACGTGACCGAGCTGGGTGCTGATTACTTCCAGTACGACGAAGCCCGCCACGAATTGCGCGGCGAGCGCACGGGGATTCGCTATCAGTTGACCGACCGCGTGACGGTGCAGGTCAGCCGGGTCGATCTCGATGCACGCAAAATCGATTTGCGTCTGGTCACCGAACCCGGCATTCATACCGTGCTGAAAAATGAATCACGGCGTGCTGATTCGGAAAAAGGCGGTCGCGGCGCTCCCCGTAATACCACAGAAAAACCGGGTAAAGCGGCGACCAAGGCCAAGCCCGAAAGCGTTAAAGTCAAGGCAGCGACGGGAGAGAAAAAACGCAGCGGCAAAGGTTTTTCTCGCCCGAGCAAAAAACGCTAA
- the rlmB gene encoding 23S rRNA (guanosine(2251)-2'-O)-methyltransferase RlmB, whose amino-acid sequence MKSKIVFGFHAVTARLRHEASSVEEIYVDADRTDRRMLELISVAKSFGVRIIMADDQRLSNIVGTRRHQGVVAKAGELSLARNLDELLDAIDGPPLLLVLDGITDPHNLGACLRVADGAGAHAVIAPKDRAVGLNATAAKVASGAAETVPYITVTNLARTLRELKERDIWLIGMTDDGEKGLYEAEFSGPAALVMGSEGEGMRRLTRETCDVLVSIPMFGAVESLNVSVASGICLFEARRQRMAAEK is encoded by the coding sequence ATGAAAAGTAAAATAGTCTTCGGTTTCCATGCAGTGACAGCGCGTTTGCGCCATGAAGCTTCCAGTGTGGAAGAAATTTATGTTGACGCCGATCGCACCGATCGCCGCATGCTGGAATTGATCAGTGTCGCCAAGTCTTTCGGCGTGCGCATCATCATGGCCGACGACCAGCGCCTCTCAAATATCGTCGGTACCCGTCGCCATCAGGGCGTGGTTGCCAAAGCAGGTGAGTTGTCGCTGGCGCGCAATCTGGACGAGTTGCTCGATGCGATTGACGGCCCACCGTTATTGCTGGTGCTCGACGGCATTACCGATCCGCATAATCTGGGTGCCTGTCTGCGCGTGGCCGATGGTGCTGGCGCGCATGCCGTGATTGCGCCTAAGGATCGCGCTGTCGGACTCAACGCCACCGCCGCCAAGGTTGCCAGTGGCGCAGCCGAAACGGTGCCTTACATCACCGTAACCAATCTGGCGCGCACGCTGCGCGAACTCAAAGAGCGCGACATCTGGCTCATCGGCATGACTGACGATGGCGAAAAGGGCTTGTATGAAGCCGAATTCAGCGGACCAGCGGCCTTGGTCATGGGTTCAGAAGGCGAGGGCATGCGCCGCCTGACGCGCGAAACTTGCGATGTGTTAGTCAGCATCCCGATGTTTGGCGCGGTGGAAAGCCTGAACGTCTCGGTGGCTTCCGGGATTTGCCTGTTTGAAGCCCGCCGCCAACGGATGGCGGCTGAAAAATAA
- the cysE gene encoding serine O-acetyltransferase: protein MFSRLREDIHHIIERDPAARNAWEVLTCYPGLHAIMLHRLAAWCWGMGLKWAGRFISQVARWFTGIEIHPGASIGRRVFIDHGFGVVIGETAVVGDDCTIYQGVTLGGTSLTKGSKRHPTLDVGVIVGAGAQILGGFTVGAGAKIGSNAVVVKEVPPGATAVGNPARIVQKSAGDKLDGVTTATELFTAYGVTVNGDDPLSKALHGLIQQATVQQKQMDTVLAALKASGISCEKLLEIEKFNAEQLNKLVD from the coding sequence ATGTTTAGCAGACTGCGTGAAGACATTCACCACATCATCGAACGCGACCCTGCGGCCCGCAATGCCTGGGAGGTGCTGACTTGCTATCCCGGCTTGCACGCCATCATGCTGCACCGGTTGGCAGCCTGGTGCTGGGGGATGGGACTCAAGTGGGCCGGGCGGTTCATATCTCAAGTGGCGCGCTGGTTCACCGGCATAGAAATCCACCCCGGAGCCAGCATTGGCCGCCGGGTTTTCATCGATCATGGCTTTGGTGTGGTGATTGGTGAAACAGCCGTGGTAGGGGACGATTGCACTATTTATCAGGGCGTTACCCTGGGCGGAACGTCACTGACCAAGGGCAGTAAACGCCATCCGACACTGGATGTCGGCGTTATCGTGGGGGCCGGTGCGCAGATATTAGGCGGATTTACCGTCGGCGCAGGTGCCAAGATCGGTTCCAATGCCGTGGTCGTCAAGGAAGTCCCTCCTGGCGCAACGGCAGTGGGCAATCCGGCCCGAATCGTGCAAAAGAGCGCCGGCGATAAGCTTGACGGTGTGACGACGGCCACTGAGCTGTTTACCGCCTACGGCGTGACGGTCAACGGCGACGATCCGCTATCCAAGGCATTGCATGGCTTGATTCAGCAAGCGACAGTGCAGCAAAAGCAGATGGATACGGTACTGGCAGCTTTGAAAGCTTCAGGGATTTCCTGTGAAAAATTGCTGGAAATAGAAAAATTCAACGCCGAGCAGTTGAACAAACTGGTGGACTAA
- a CDS encoding UDP-2,3-diacylglucosamine diphosphatase gives MPALNSISAAQPSTVALFVSDLHLQASLPRTADRFFRFLQEQAMQTSQLFLLGDIFEYWAGDDDLTTPFNHTVAQALRQVSDAGVGIFWIAGNRDFLAGADFAAAAGLTLLPDPFVLDSAGLRIALAHGDAQCTDDTSYMAFRQQVRQADWQKTFLALPLAQRKAIIEGLRKNSQAATSEKTEEIMDVNGAAIDALFDSVDTNILIHGHTHRPALHVHAGANGERLRYVLPDWDYDAEPARGGWITLGGDGVLQRYDVDGEIIPG, from the coding sequence ATGCCCGCTCTGAACTCGATCAGCGCAGCGCAACCTTCCACGGTTGCGCTTTTTGTTTCCGACTTGCATTTGCAGGCGTCGCTGCCGCGCACGGCCGACCGCTTTTTCCGCTTCCTGCAAGAGCAGGCAATGCAGACAAGCCAGTTATTCTTGTTAGGCGACATTTTCGAATACTGGGCCGGCGACGACGATCTCACTACCCCCTTCAACCATACCGTAGCGCAAGCGCTGCGGCAGGTCAGCGACGCTGGCGTGGGGATATTCTGGATTGCCGGCAACCGCGATTTTCTGGCCGGTGCCGATTTTGCTGCGGCAGCAGGCTTAACGCTGCTGCCCGATCCCTTTGTTCTCGATAGCGCAGGTCTGCGTATCGCGCTGGCGCACGGCGATGCGCAATGTACCGACGATACGAGCTACATGGCCTTCCGCCAGCAGGTCCGGCAGGCAGACTGGCAAAAGACTTTCCTCGCACTGCCGCTGGCTCAGCGCAAGGCCATCATTGAAGGCTTGCGCAAGAACAGTCAGGCCGCTACCAGTGAAAAAACGGAAGAAATCATGGATGTGAATGGCGCGGCGATCGATGCGCTATTCGATAGCGTGGATACCAACATTCTGATTCACGGCCATACGCATCGCCCGGCGCTGCATGTCCATGCCGGCGCAAACGGTGAACGCCTGCGTTATGTCTTGCCTGATTGGGATTACGATGCCGAACCTGCAAGAGGGGGCTGGATCACGCTAGGTGGCGATGGCGTATTGCAGCGTTACGATGTGGATGGCGAAATCATCCCGGGATAA
- a CDS encoding peptidylprolyl isomerase, translating to MAVLLTTNHGNITIELDAEKAPKTVENFLAYVNSGHYNGTIFHRVIDGFMVQGGGFEPGMKQKPTNAPVENEAGNGLKNTPYTLAMARTSDPHSASAQFFINIKNNGFLDHPGQDGWGYCVFGKVTEGTDVVDKIKAVKTTRTGMFADVPSEDVVIEKAEVI from the coding sequence ATGGCTGTTCTGCTTACCACGAATCACGGCAATATCACGATAGAACTCGATGCTGAAAAAGCACCAAAGACGGTTGAGAATTTTCTCGCCTATGTCAATAGCGGCCACTACAACGGCACCATCTTCCACCGTGTCATCGACGGTTTCATGGTCCAGGGCGGCGGTTTCGAGCCAGGCATGAAACAAAAGCCAACCAATGCGCCAGTAGAAAATGAAGCTGGAAACGGTTTGAAGAACACGCCGTACACCTTGGCCATGGCCCGCACCAGCGATCCGCACTCAGCTTCCGCGCAGTTCTTTATCAATATCAAGAACAATGGTTTTCTGGATCATCCTGGTCAGGACGGCTGGGGCTATTGCGTTTTCGGCAAGGTGACTGAAGGCACCGATGTGGTCGATAAAATCAAGGCCGTCAAGACGACGCGTACCGGCATGTTTGCCGATGTGCCAAGCGAAGACGTCGTGATTGAAAAAGCTGAAGTCATCTAA
- a CDS encoding peptidylprolyl isomerase, which yields MVAAALLALSPLPPASAATAAAAQQVLLKTSMGNIVIELYPEKAPETVANFLRYVKDGQYSGTIFHRVISGFMIQGGGFDSNMNEKPTRAPIRNEAKNGLKNQIYTIAMARTGAPHSATAQFFINVADNSMLDYPGSDGWGYCVFGKVISGSDVVDKIKQTSTTNMGMFQNVPTKPIVIETASLVK from the coding sequence ATGGTCGCTGCAGCATTGCTCGCGCTGTCGCCCTTGCCGCCGGCATCGGCTGCCACCGCTGCTGCTGCCCAGCAAGTCTTGCTCAAGACGTCCATGGGCAATATCGTGATCGAACTTTACCCGGAGAAAGCGCCTGAGACCGTCGCCAATTTTCTGCGCTATGTGAAAGATGGCCAGTACAGTGGTACCATTTTCCATCGCGTCATCAGCGGCTTCATGATTCAGGGTGGCGGGTTTGACAGCAACATGAACGAAAAGCCCACCCGCGCGCCCATCCGCAATGAAGCCAAAAACGGACTGAAAAACCAGATTTACACCATTGCCATGGCCCGCACTGGCGCGCCCCACTCCGCCACGGCGCAATTTTTCATTAATGTCGCCGACAACAGCATGCTGGATTACCCGGGTAGTGATGGATGGGGCTATTGCGTCTTCGGCAAAGTCATCAGCGGCTCCGACGTGGTCGATAAGATCAAGCAAACGTCCACCACTAACATGGGCATGTTCCAGAATGTGCCTACCAAACCGATCGTCATCGAGACGGCAAGCCTGGTCAAATAA
- a CDS encoding L,D-transpeptidase family protein, whose amino-acid sequence MNARPSLGKTASGCARLLLGLSALCMLNGEAASPAPQPSMQATIQQNPETLLRSIYKDMAADRLSSAQAKADALVQAYPNFRLGHLVRGDLLMMHARPVNTLGAVADAPPEKLKDLRAEAIVRLKSQQHRPDPQMIPKSMLQIGDDQKNVLFVDTKRSRLYVYENHGGELKLLSDFYISQGKLGVNKTKEGDQRTPIGVYYVNGRIPGPKLPEFYGPGALPLSYPNEWDKRNGRSGSGIWLHGTPSNNYSRPPLSSDGCVVLTNPDLQSLYALTAMGKTAVVISEHVEFIDKEDWAREKASANKLLNGWQQALEAPSTEKLLGSYSANFRSNIGENLSAWFARQQKMLNGARIQSVKLHDISQFLYPGRDDMIVSTFTQESWVGKSKSITRKRQYWVKEGAEWKIVYEGIA is encoded by the coding sequence ATGAACGCGAGGCCCTCTCTCGGAAAAACGGCATCCGGCTGCGCCCGGCTGCTACTGGGTCTGAGTGCGCTATGCATGCTCAACGGCGAGGCTGCCTCCCCGGCGCCGCAGCCGTCGATGCAGGCGACGATCCAGCAAAATCCCGAGACCTTGCTACGTTCGATCTACAAGGATATGGCGGCCGACCGGCTAAGCAGCGCTCAGGCCAAGGCCGATGCCTTGGTGCAGGCCTATCCGAATTTCCGGCTCGGCCACCTGGTCCGGGGCGACCTGTTGATGATGCACGCCCGGCCTGTCAATACGCTGGGTGCGGTCGCCGATGCCCCGCCGGAAAAACTCAAGGATTTGCGCGCCGAAGCCATCGTCCGACTGAAATCTCAGCAACACCGGCCTGACCCGCAGATGATTCCCAAGTCGATGCTGCAGATTGGCGACGACCAGAAAAACGTGTTGTTCGTCGATACCAAGCGTTCGCGCCTGTATGTGTATGAAAATCATGGCGGCGAATTAAAACTGCTGTCCGACTTCTACATCTCGCAAGGCAAGCTGGGCGTCAATAAAACCAAGGAAGGCGATCAGCGCACGCCCATTGGGGTGTACTACGTCAACGGCCGCATACCCGGCCCCAAGCTGCCCGAGTTTTACGGTCCCGGCGCGCTGCCGCTCAGCTATCCCAATGAATGGGATAAACGAAACGGCCGCAGCGGCTCCGGCATCTGGCTGCATGGCACGCCATCGAACAACTACAGCCGGCCGCCACTGTCTTCGGACGGCTGCGTCGTGCTGACCAATCCCGATCTGCAAAGCTTGTATGCGCTCACCGCCATGGGCAAGACAGCAGTCGTCATCAGCGAACACGTCGAGTTCATCGACAAGGAAGACTGGGCCCGTGAAAAAGCCAGCGCCAACAAGCTGCTCAACGGCTGGCAGCAGGCGCTGGAAGCGCCGAGTACTGAAAAATTGCTAGGCAGTTATTCCGCCAACTTTCGCTCCAATATTGGTGAAAATCTGAGCGCCTGGTTCGCCCGCCAGCAAAAAATGCTGAACGGCGCGCGTATCCAGAGCGTCAAGTTGCACGATATAAGCCAGTTTCTTTATCCGGGACGCGACGACATGATCGTCAGCACCTTTACCCAGGAAAGCTGGGTCGGCAAAAGCAAAAGCATCACACGCAAGCGCCAGTACTGGGTCAAAGAAGGCGCTGAATGGAAAATCGTTTACGAAGGAATTGCCTGA
- a CDS encoding tetratricopeptide repeat protein, translating into MKIPLSSYNNKLRFRLHGIWSKPSIQLGMLGFLAILHLGPSAAGEVEDVNKLMRSGKLSEALGKTDALLARHPRDAQLRFYRGLILAEQNKSVEAIAVFAKLTDDFPDLPEPYNNLAVLYAAAGQYDKARVALDMAIRTNPIYATAYENLGDVYAKLASQAYDKALQADTGGTAAPPKLNLVRALSGNFTGGTNPKLASNAEPFSYKETPLPAKVERKQDKPDLTPPPTAKADVKPDVKPNVKPAAPTASKPETKPETKLKPELPPLASAKPKPAEKPVDKPVDKAAEKAAAKASEKAAATAKGNDKAAEKAAAKAADKAAEKTAGVDTQDRTAIMSAINGWAKSWGDKDVKGYLSYYSADFEPPKGETRKQWAEGRRARIENKGSIDVHVEAFKITAKAGNAVVSFRQIYTSNRLTADTRKTLVMVKQGNRWYIKQERTGG; encoded by the coding sequence ATGAAAATACCGCTCTCCTCCTATAACAACAAATTGCGGTTTCGCTTGCACGGGATATGGAGCAAGCCTTCCATCCAGCTTGGCATGCTTGGTTTCCTGGCAATATTGCACCTGGGTCCGTCTGCGGCCGGTGAGGTCGAGGACGTCAACAAACTGATGCGCAGCGGAAAATTGAGCGAAGCGCTGGGTAAAACCGACGCCTTGCTGGCGCGCCATCCACGCGACGCCCAGCTGCGATTTTATCGCGGCCTGATCCTGGCGGAACAAAACAAATCAGTCGAAGCGATTGCCGTATTCGCCAAACTGACCGACGATTTTCCCGATTTACCCGAGCCCTACAACAACCTGGCCGTGCTGTATGCCGCGGCAGGCCAGTACGACAAGGCGCGCGTAGCGCTCGATATGGCCATCCGTACCAACCCCATCTACGCCACCGCGTATGAAAATCTGGGCGACGTGTATGCCAAACTGGCCAGCCAGGCCTACGACAAAGCACTGCAAGCCGATACCGGCGGTACGGCAGCGCCTCCCAAGCTCAATCTGGTACGGGCTCTGAGCGGCAACTTTACCGGCGGCACCAATCCTAAACTGGCCAGCAACGCGGAACCATTCAGTTACAAGGAAACGCCGCTCCCAGCCAAGGTGGAGCGCAAGCAGGACAAACCAGACCTTACCCCGCCCCCAACAGCCAAAGCGGACGTGAAACCGGATGTGAAGCCAAACGTCAAGCCGGCCGCACCTACCGCATCGAAACCAGAAACGAAACCGGAAACCAAGCTGAAACCGGAGCTGCCGCCGCTAGCCTCGGCGAAACCCAAGCCGGCTGAAAAACCCGTAGATAAACCGGTCGACAAGGCGGCTGAAAAAGCCGCAGCCAAAGCCAGCGAAAAAGCGGCAGCGACAGCCAAAGGCAACGACAAGGCCGCAGAAAAAGCCGCCGCCAAAGCTGCTGATAAAGCAGCAGAAAAAACCGCCGGCGTGGATACCCAGGATCGCACCGCCATCATGTCGGCCATCAATGGCTGGGCCAAGTCGTGGGGCGATAAGGACGTCAAGGGCTATCTGTCTTACTACAGCGCCGATTTTGAACCGCCCAAAGGCGAAACCCGCAAACAGTGGGCTGAGGGCCGCCGCGCGCGTATTGAAAACAAGGGCAGTATTGATGTCCATGTCGAAGCCTTCAAAATTACCGCCAAGGCTGGCAATGCAGTAGTGAGTTTCCGTCAGATTTATACCTCCAACCGCCTCACGGCAGATACTCGCAAGACGCTTGTCATGGTTAAACAGGGTAATCGCTGGTATATCAAACAAGAACGCACCGGAGGATGA
- the cysS gene encoding cysteine--tRNA ligase, translating into MSSLKIYNTLAREKQLFVPIVPGTARLYVCGMTVYDYCHLGHARVMVVFDMVQRWLRASGLAVTYVRNITDIDDKIIRRALENKETIGQLTSRFIAAMDEDAAALGVQKPDHEPRATAYVPQMLGLIGQLERNGLAYLAEDGDVNYSVRDFPGYGKLSGKSLDDLRAGERVEVNTGKRDPLDFVLWKAAKTNEPEEVKWNSQWGQGRPGWHIECSAMAGDLLGEHFDIHGGGQDLQFPHHENEIAQSEGAHGHAFVNYWMHNGFVRIDNEKMSKSLGNFFTIRDVLKNYDAEVVRFFILRAHYRSPLNYSDAHLDDARQALSRLYTALKEVDMPDPIAIDPLQAHAVRFVEAMNDDFNTPLALAVLFDLANEVNRTGSQLLAAQLKALAGVLGLLGRDPTAFLQGRPADAGSADAADDVVILERIAARAAAKAAKDFAAADGIRAALLADGIVLEDQSGGRTAWRRS; encoded by the coding sequence ATGAGCAGCCTAAAAATTTATAACACGCTGGCGCGTGAGAAGCAGCTTTTTGTCCCCATCGTTCCTGGAACGGCACGCCTGTATGTGTGCGGGATGACCGTTTACGACTATTGCCACCTCGGTCATGCCCGTGTGATGGTGGTGTTCGACATGGTCCAGCGCTGGTTGCGGGCGTCGGGTCTGGCCGTCACTTATGTCCGCAATATCACCGATATAGACGACAAAATCATCCGGCGCGCGCTGGAAAACAAGGAAACCATCGGTCAGCTGACCTCCCGTTTTATTGCCGCCATGGATGAGGATGCCGCCGCGCTCGGCGTGCAAAAGCCCGACCATGAACCGCGTGCGACGGCTTACGTGCCGCAGATGCTGGGCCTGATCGGCCAGCTGGAGCGCAACGGACTGGCCTATCTGGCCGAGGATGGCGACGTCAATTATTCGGTACGGGACTTTCCCGGCTACGGCAAGCTGTCCGGAAAATCGCTCGACGATCTGCGTGCCGGTGAGCGGGTGGAGGTCAATACCGGCAAACGCGATCCGCTCGATTTCGTGCTGTGGAAGGCCGCCAAAACGAATGAGCCAGAGGAAGTCAAATGGAATTCGCAATGGGGTCAGGGACGTCCCGGCTGGCACATTGAATGTTCCGCCATGGCGGGCGATCTGCTGGGCGAGCATTTCGATATTCACGGCGGCGGACAGGATCTGCAATTTCCCCATCATGAAAACGAAATTGCACAGTCCGAGGGCGCGCACGGCCATGCTTTCGTGAATTACTGGATGCACAACGGCTTTGTGCGCATCGACAATGAAAAAATGTCGAAGTCGCTAGGTAATTTTTTCACCATCCGCGATGTACTGAAAAATTACGATGCCGAAGTGGTGCGCTTCTTCATTTTGCGGGCCCACTACCGCAGCCCGCTTAACTATTCCGATGCCCATCTCGATGACGCCCGCCAGGCGCTGAGTCGCTTGTACACCGCGCTGAAAGAAGTGGACATGCCGGACCCCATCGCTATCGACCCCTTGCAGGCGCACGCCGTGCGTTTCGTCGAGGCCATGAACGATGACTTCAATACCCCTCTGGCACTGGCCGTTTTGTTCGACCTGGCCAATGAAGTCAATCGCACCGGTTCGCAGCTGCTGGCCGCGCAACTCAAGGCGCTGGCCGGAGTGCTTGGTTTGCTCGGTCGCGATCCGACGGCCTTTCTGCAGGGACGTCCTGCGGATGCCGGCAGTGCCGATGCTGCCGATGACGTCGTAATTTTGGAGCGCATTGCCGCCCGCGCCGCCGCCAAAGCAGCAAAAGACTTTGCCGCTGCCGACGGTATCCGCGCCGCTTTGCTGGCCGATGGCATCGTGCTGGAAGATCAATCCGGCGGTCGAACCGCATGGCGGAGAAGTTGA
- a CDS encoding DNA-3-methyladenine glycosylase produces the protein MAEKLSAVGKTPPDAIYRVPDYWEQAKSELMKRDRIMRKLIPQFGDLHLTGRSEAFATLARSIIGQQISTKSAEAVWQRFLLVCPKCSPAQVLKAGNENLALCGLSKRKAEYILDLAEHFKAKRVHADKWIEMADEDVIAEMIQIRGIGRWTAEMFLIFNLLRPNILPLDDVGLLKGISNNYFSGEPVSRSDAREVAANWEPWRTVATWYLWRSLEPVPVVY, from the coding sequence ATGGCGGAGAAGTTGAGCGCCGTTGGAAAGACTCCCCCCGACGCGATCTATCGCGTGCCTGATTACTGGGAGCAAGCCAAAAGCGAACTCATGAAGCGCGACCGCATCATGCGTAAACTGATACCGCAATTCGGTGATTTGCATTTGACCGGGCGCAGTGAAGCTTTTGCCACTTTGGCGCGTTCTATCATCGGTCAGCAAATTTCGACCAAGTCGGCCGAAGCGGTCTGGCAACGGTTTTTGCTGGTCTGCCCCAAATGTTCGCCGGCACAGGTATTGAAGGCCGGAAATGAAAATCTGGCATTATGCGGTCTGTCCAAGCGCAAAGCGGAGTACATCCTCGACCTGGCCGAGCATTTCAAGGCCAAGCGTGTCCATGCGGATAAGTGGATAGAGATGGCCGACGAGGACGTGATTGCCGAAATGATCCAGATTCGCGGCATAGGACGCTGGACAGCGGAGATGTTCCTGATATTTAATCTGCTGCGTCCGAATATTCTGCCGCTGGACGACGTGGGCTTGCTCAAGGGCATTAGTAATAATTATTTTTCCGGCGAGCCCGTTTCACGCAGCGATGCGCGAGAAGTGGCCGCCAATTGGGAACCGTGGCGTACCGTTGCCACCTGGTATCTGTGGCGCAGTCTGGAACCGGTCCCGGTAGTTTATTAA